One region of Sardina pilchardus chromosome 18, fSarPil1.1, whole genome shotgun sequence genomic DNA includes:
- the LOC134063947 gene encoding complement C1q-like protein 2, protein MKTCGSVLLLLWAALVVVAGESTDQPTINTCTQQTCQPNFDTVMREMSTVMAEQRVELRYTKTQMEAMEKKAETMDARLRASEKAVEEQRALIQELQEKQEEQAAAVRAVGGSVNITGSQVEELRREREQRRVSFSASLVASGSVTTGPFNTDTTLVYRHIYTNIGNAYNPNTGIFTAPVRGIYHFYFALHGHGHASVPNAISLRKNGELIVYAWCQQASYSVNPSNGVSLLLEVGDVVYLQLRHGARVFDNTNRHTTFLGHLLFTV, encoded by the exons ATGAAGACTTGCGGttctgtgctgctgttgctgtgggcAGCTCTGGTTGTGGTTGCAGGAGAGAGTACAGATCAACCTACAATCAACACCTGCACCCAACAAACCTGCCAGCCTAACTTCGACACTGTGATGAGAGAGATGAGCACTGTTATGGCggagcagagagtggagctcAGATACACCAAGACACAAATGGAGGCCATGGAGAAGAAAGCAGAGACTATGGACGCCAGACTGAGAGCGTCTGAAAAGGCCGTCGAGGAGCAGAGAGCTCTAATTCAAGAGCTACAGGAGAAACAGGAGGAGCAAGCAGCAGCTGTGAGAGCTGTAGGAGGCAGTGTGAACATCACAGGCAgtcaggtggaggagctgaggagggagagagagcaaaggagggtctctttctctgcttcacTGGTGGCATCTGGATCTGTAACTACAGGACCTTTTAACACAGACACTACCCTGGTCTACAGACACATCTACACCAACATAGGGAACGCCTACAACCCAAACACAG GTAtattcacagctccagtcagaggCATCTACCACTTTTATTTTGCCCTTCATGGTCACGGTCATGCCTCCGTCCCCAATGCCATCTCTCTGCGTAAAAATGGGGAGCTCATCGTCTACGCTTGGTGCCAGCAGGCTAGCTACAGTGTCAACCCCTCCAATGGCGTTTCCCTGCTActggaggtgggagatgtgGTCTACCTGCAGCTGAGGCACGGCGCACGTGTGTTTGATAATACCAACCGTCACACCACTTTCTTGGGACACCTGCTCTTCACAGTGTGA
- the LOC134064011 gene encoding uncharacterized protein LOC134064011 — protein sequence MKKTPGSVLLLLWVVLVVVAKESKDLQDQTTVNHCTQETCQPDIYTALREMNALMAEQRVELRYTKTQLEAMEKTVEEQRVELRQTEARLTASEQLVKQLKTEHEAQAVNLNLTGSQVEQLRREREERKVSFSASIVASGDVTIGPYSKHTNLVYKHDFTNIGNAYNPNTGAFTAPVRGVYYFDVFVFGNGHASTPTAVSLHKNGEHVVIAYSAGNIHHVTASNGASLLLEVGDVVYLKLWPNSWVRDSGNHLTTFSGHLLFTM from the exons atgaAGAAGACTCCCGGttctgtgctgctgttgctgtgggtAGTTCTGGTTGTGGTTGCAAAAGAGAGTAAAGATCTCCAAGACCAAACTACAGTCAACCACTGCACCCAAGAAACCTGCCAGCCGGACATTTATACAGCACTGAGAGAGATGAACGCTCTGATGGCagagcagagagtggagctcAGATACACTAAGACACAACTAGAGGCCATGGAGAAGACAGTCGAagagcagagagtggagctcagacagacagaagccaGACTGACAGCCAGTGAACAGCTAGTGAAACAACTAAAGACTGAACATGAAG cccAGGCAGTGAATCTGAACCTCACTGGCAGCCAAGTAGAGCAGttgaggagggaaagagaggagaggaaggtgtCTTTCTCTGCTTCAATTGTGGCATCTGGGGATGTTACTATAGGACCTTATAGCAAACACACTAACCTGGTCTACAAACACGATTTCACCAACATAGGGAATGCCTACAATCCAAACACAG gGGCCTTCACAGCTCCAGTTAGGGGGGTCTACTACTTTGATGTCTTCGTCTTTgggaatggtcatgcatcaacACCCACTGCAGTCTCTCTCCACAAAAACGGAGAACATGTTGTCATTGCTTACAGTGCCGGGAACATCCACCATGTTACTGCCTCCAACGGAGCATCTCTGCTGCTGGAAGTGGGGGATGTGGTCTATCTGAAGCTGTGGCCTAATTCCTGGGTGAGAGATTCTGGTAACCACCTCACGACCTTCTCTGGACACCTGCTCTTCACCATGTAG